In Halopseudomonas xinjiangensis, a single genomic region encodes these proteins:
- the queE gene encoding 7-carboxy-7-deazaguanine synthase QueE translates to MPDQSNPTLRLTEIFYSIQGESRTLGLPTVFVRLTGCPLRCNYCDTAYAFSGGEVMSLDAILDKVRSFSPRYICVTGGEPLAQPNCLTLLQQLCDAGYEVSLETSGALDVSGVDTRISRVMDLKTPDSGEAHRNLYTNVEHLGLNDQVKFVICSRDDYDWARFQTDRFQLPGRVGEVLFSPSHGQVEARQLAEWIVADNLPVRFQMQLHKYLWNDEPGH, encoded by the coding sequence ATGCCAGACCAATCGAATCCGACTCTCCGGCTCACGGAGATTTTTTATTCTATCCAGGGCGAAAGCCGCACGCTCGGCTTGCCGACCGTCTTCGTACGGCTCACCGGCTGCCCGTTACGCTGCAATTACTGCGATACCGCGTACGCCTTCAGCGGTGGCGAGGTGATGTCCCTCGACGCAATCCTCGACAAGGTTCGGTCTTTCTCCCCGCGGTACATATGCGTCACCGGGGGCGAGCCGTTGGCTCAGCCCAACTGTCTGACGCTTTTGCAGCAGCTTTGCGACGCAGGTTACGAGGTTTCGCTGGAAACCAGCGGTGCTCTGGATGTATCCGGAGTCGATACGCGCATCAGTCGCGTGATGGACCTCAAAACGCCGGACTCCGGCGAAGCGCACCGTAACCTCTACACCAATGTCGAGCATCTGGGGTTGAATGATCAGGTCAAGTTCGTGATCTGCAGTCGCGACGATTACGATTGGGCGAGATTTCAAACCGATCGGTTCCAACTGCCGGGCAGGGTAGGGGAGGTTCTGTTCTCGCCAAGCCATGGTCAGGTCGAGGCTCGCCAATTGGCAGAATGGATCGTCGCAGACAATCTCCCGGTCCGCTTTCAGATGCAACTGCACAAATACCTGTGGAATGACGAGCCGGGACACTGA
- the ybgF gene encoding tol-pal system protein YbgF has translation MKKGHRGYLLGLALLPLSVAAQVPVYDGSSGGYQSGQSSAPASSQSAAGLSLEGQLMQQLYQLQQEVSMLRGLVEEQEHRIKQMEQNQLDQYQDIDRRLSALSSGSGQTQSPTAPETSNGDGAIDARAPLPAPVGDSAAPADPAREKLMYEAAFDLVKQRDFEKAAMAFSAFVRRYPNSEYAGNAQYWLGEVYLAQSDLQSAGKAFAQVPARYPGHRKEADALYKLADVERRLGNSQKARDLYQEVLSKHPNTSAAQLARRDLESLG, from the coding sequence ATGAAAAAGGGACACAGGGGTTATCTACTTGGTCTGGCGCTGTTGCCGCTCTCGGTTGCAGCTCAGGTTCCGGTGTATGACGGCAGCTCGGGTGGTTACCAGAGCGGCCAGTCGTCGGCCCCTGCGTCCTCGCAGTCTGCAGCTGGCCTCTCGTTAGAGGGCCAGCTCATGCAGCAGCTCTACCAGTTGCAGCAGGAAGTTTCGATGTTGCGTGGTCTGGTTGAAGAGCAGGAACATCGCATCAAGCAGATGGAGCAGAACCAGCTCGATCAGTATCAGGATATCGACCGTCGCCTCTCCGCTTTGTCGAGCGGTAGTGGGCAGACTCAATCACCCACGGCTCCCGAGACGTCGAATGGCGATGGCGCCATCGATGCACGGGCTCCGCTGCCGGCTCCGGTTGGCGATTCAGCAGCTCCGGCCGACCCGGCTCGAGAGAAGCTGATGTACGAAGCTGCGTTTGACCTGGTCAAGCAGCGGGATTTCGAAAAGGCCGCCATGGCGTTCAGCGCTTTCGTTCGTCGCTACCCAAACAGTGAGTATGCCGGGAACGCGCAATATTGGCTCGGCGAAGTCTACCTGGCTCAGTCCGATCTTCAATCTGCCGGCAAGGCTTTTGCTCAGGTCCCGGCTCGTTACCCCGGCCACCGCAAGGAGGCTGATGCGCTGTACAAGCTCGCCGACGTCGAGCGGCGTCTGGGCAATTCACAAAAGGCCCGTGATCTGTATCAGGAAGTGCTATCCAAGCATCCGAACACCTCTGCTGCGCAACTTGCGCGCCGGGACCTCGAATCGCTCGGCTAG
- the pal gene encoding peptidoglycan-associated lipoprotein Pal, with protein MQVIKFGKFAALVVAFGVVVGCSSKGGDAAGTGAVDPNAGYTSSAPTSSGSDMNSEEAALRAITTFYFELDSSELKPEAMRALDVHARDLKSGNNNVVLEGHTDERGSREYNMALGERRAAAVQRYLVLQGVSPAQLELVSYGEEKPAAMGSDEESWAQNRRVELRK; from the coding sequence ATGCAAGTTATCAAGTTCGGCAAGTTTGCAGCTCTGGTTGTAGCTTTCGGCGTAGTTGTGGGTTGTTCCTCCAAAGGTGGTGACGCCGCAGGTACTGGCGCTGTCGATCCGAACGCCGGTTACACCAGCAGCGCCCCGACCTCCTCCGGCAGCGACATGAACAGCGAAGAAGCTGCTCTGCGCGCCATCACCACCTTCTACTTCGAGCTGGACAGCTCCGAACTGAAGCCGGAAGCCATGCGCGCTCTCGACGTTCATGCTCGTGATCTGAAGTCTGGCAACAACAACGTCGTTCTGGAAGGTCACACCGACGAGCGCGGTAGCCGTGAATACAACATGGCTCTGGGCGAGCGTCGTGCCGCTGCCGTTCAACGTTACCTGGTTCTGCAGGGCGTTTCTCCTGCTCAGCTGGAACTGGTTTCCTACGGTGAAGAGAAGCCGGCTGCTATGGGTTCGGACGAAGAGTCCTGGGCTCAGAACCGTCGCGTAGAACTGCGTAAGTAA
- the tolB gene encoding Tol-Pal system beta propeller repeat protein TolB — MTSKKLGGLFIALVMLCFAAFAQAQNVIEITRGTDRATPIAVVPFGWSGSTPLPEDLAQVTSADLYHSGMFAPFDRQNMLSYPTRAEEIFPRDWKVLGVDYVVAGRVTHDAAADRYEIAFHLYGVAREELLMSKTVSGSRSQLRDLAHHVSDQVFEELTGIRGAFNTKLLYVAAERFSVDNTRYTLQRSDYDGARAVTLLQSREPILSPTYAPDGQRIAYVSFESRRPEIFVHYVQTGRRERITSFQGLNGAPAWSPDGNRLAFVLSRDGNPEIYVMNLSTKEMRRVTNHFAIDTEPTWMDNETIVFTSDRGGRPQIYKQNINTGGTERLTFVGNYNANAKLSADGQTMVMVHRQDGYQNFRIAAQDLKRGNLKVLTETSLDESPTVAPNGTMLIYATRQQGRGVLMLVSTNGRARSAIPTQFSDLRVPSWSPYLP, encoded by the coding sequence ATGACTTCAAAGAAACTCGGCGGACTGTTCATCGCACTGGTTATGCTCTGCTTTGCCGCTTTTGCGCAGGCGCAGAACGTAATCGAGATCACTCGCGGTACCGATCGGGCCACTCCCATCGCCGTCGTCCCCTTCGGCTGGAGCGGTAGCACGCCACTGCCGGAAGATCTCGCACAGGTCACCAGCGCCGACCTTTACCACAGCGGTATGTTCGCGCCGTTCGATCGGCAGAATATGCTCAGTTACCCGACACGGGCCGAGGAGATCTTTCCTCGTGACTGGAAAGTACTGGGGGTCGATTACGTCGTGGCCGGTCGGGTTACGCATGATGCCGCGGCCGATCGCTACGAGATTGCCTTTCACCTGTACGGTGTCGCCCGCGAAGAATTGCTGATGTCCAAAACAGTCAGCGGTTCGCGTAGCCAGCTGCGTGATCTTGCACACCATGTCAGCGACCAGGTTTTTGAAGAGCTGACCGGCATCCGCGGTGCGTTCAACACCAAGCTGCTGTACGTCGCCGCGGAGCGCTTCTCGGTCGACAATACTCGCTACACCTTGCAGCGCTCGGATTACGATGGCGCCCGCGCGGTGACCTTGCTGCAGTCGCGCGAGCCGATCCTGAGCCCGACGTACGCGCCGGACGGACAGCGAATCGCCTATGTATCGTTCGAATCCAGACGCCCCGAGATTTTCGTACACTATGTGCAAACCGGTCGGCGTGAACGCATAACCAGTTTCCAGGGGCTCAACGGCGCACCCGCCTGGTCACCGGACGGAAATCGGCTGGCATTCGTGCTCTCACGCGATGGCAACCCGGAGATATACGTGATGAATCTCTCGACCAAGGAAATGCGTCGGGTCACCAATCATTTCGCGATCGACACCGAACCCACCTGGATGGACAACGAGACGATCGTGTTCACGTCGGACCGGGGCGGGCGCCCGCAGATTTACAAGCAGAACATCAACACGGGCGGAACCGAGCGGCTGACCTTCGTCGGCAACTACAACGCCAATGCCAAGCTGTCAGCCGATGGCCAGACCATGGTCATGGTCCATCGCCAGGATGGCTACCAGAACTTCCGTATTGCTGCGCAGGATCTCAAGCGCGGCAATTTGAAGGTATTAACAGAAACGTCGTTGGACGAGTCACCCACTGTCGCGCCCAACGGCACTATGTTAATTTATGCTACCCGTCAACAGGGACGGGGCGTCCTCATGCTGGTCTCTACCAATGGTCGTGCACGGTCGGCAATCCCGACTCAGTTCAGCGACCTGCGCGTACCATCATGGTCCCCATACCTGCCTTAG
- the tolA gene encoding cell envelope integrity protein TolA, translating into MNTREDQPRESGSGRYAAPAIKAVALHAAVAALLFVSFSSAPEFEPAKPIVQARLVQLNSKSPATTQTNQRIAGEAERTAAPTHEAEELERKKAEQQEAQEAASRAAAEKARQEAAAAAQAERQKQVAAARAEAEKTAKEKAEAEAKRQADIARKRAEEEAKKKAAAAEAAKNKAAEEAKRKAAEEAKKKAAEDAKRKAAEQAKKEAEADRIAREKREQEQARAKALSELLAEETQYQRAQADQIGDEVAASYDDVIRRYVSEQWRRPPTARNGMVVEVRISMLPTGQITDVVVTRSSGDAGFDQSAVQAVKNVGRIPEMQQLSRENPATFDREYRNKLLRFRPEDLSF; encoded by the coding sequence GTGAACACACGCGAAGATCAGCCGCGCGAAAGCGGGTCCGGACGGTACGCAGCCCCGGCCATAAAAGCCGTCGCGCTTCACGCGGCGGTAGCGGCGCTGCTGTTCGTTTCGTTTTCCTCTGCACCGGAGTTCGAGCCGGCCAAGCCGATCGTGCAGGCCCGACTCGTTCAGCTAAACTCGAAAAGCCCGGCGACCACACAAACAAACCAGCGTATAGCCGGTGAGGCGGAACGAACTGCTGCGCCGACTCACGAGGCTGAAGAGCTCGAGCGCAAGAAGGCAGAACAGCAGGAAGCACAGGAAGCTGCCAGCCGCGCTGCAGCGGAAAAGGCGCGCCAGGAAGCGGCCGCCGCAGCACAGGCCGAGCGGCAAAAGCAGGTGGCAGCGGCAAGAGCCGAGGCGGAAAAGACTGCCAAGGAAAAAGCTGAAGCCGAAGCCAAGCGTCAGGCCGATATCGCTCGCAAGCGTGCTGAGGAAGAGGCCAAGAAAAAGGCTGCGGCTGCCGAAGCGGCGAAGAACAAGGCTGCGGAAGAAGCCAAGCGTAAAGCCGCGGAGGAAGCCAAGAAGAAGGCGGCCGAAGATGCCAAGCGCAAGGCAGCCGAGCAAGCCAAGAAAGAAGCCGAAGCGGATCGGATCGCCCGCGAAAAGCGCGAACAGGAACAGGCTCGCGCCAAGGCGTTGTCCGAATTGCTGGCGGAAGAAACGCAGTATCAGCGCGCACAGGCAGATCAGATTGGTGACGAGGTCGCGGCCAGTTACGACGATGTGATTCGCCGCTATGTCAGCGAGCAATGGCGTCGGCCGCCAACGGCTCGAAACGGGATGGTAGTGGAAGTTCGGATCAGCATGCTGCCTACTGGCCAGATCACTGATGTTGTGGTCACCCGTTCGAGTGGCGATGCCGGCTTCGACCAGTCTGCGGTGCAGGCTGTCAAAAACGTGGGTCGGATTCCAGAGATGCAGCAACTGTCTCGGGAAAACCCGGCCACCTTCGATCGTGAATATCGGAACAAGCTTTTGCGATTCAGACCAGAGGACTTATCGTTTTGA
- the tolR gene encoding protein TolR, giving the protein MQVRGRRHKRKPVAEMNVVPYIDVMLVLLVIFMVTAPMLNQGVKVDLPQVSSEVLPSDSNQQVLTLSVLADGTYYWNLGESVDTETQSDTAVSLEQMIEGVSKIIRARPDTQVYIRGDQAANYGVVVSAMAGLQQAGVPNVGLITEAP; this is encoded by the coding sequence ATGCAGGTTCGAGGCAGACGCCACAAACGCAAGCCGGTAGCCGAGATGAACGTCGTACCTTATATCGACGTCATGCTCGTACTTCTGGTGATTTTCATGGTCACCGCACCGATGCTGAATCAGGGGGTCAAGGTAGACCTGCCTCAGGTATCCAGCGAGGTGCTGCCTTCGGATAGCAATCAGCAGGTGCTGACGTTGTCGGTGCTGGCTGACGGGACCTATTACTGGAACCTTGGCGAGAGCGTCGACACTGAAACCCAGAGTGACACCGCGGTCTCGCTCGAGCAGATGATCGAGGGCGTGAGCAAGATCATTCGCGCCCGACCTGACACCCAGGTGTACATCCGCGGTGACCAGGCGGCCAATTACGGTGTGGTGGTCTCGGCGATGGCCGGGTTGCAGCAGGCTGGCGTGCCCAATGTCGGGCTGATTACCGAGGCGCCGTGA